Proteins encoded by one window of Pelecanus crispus isolate bPelCri1 chromosome 8, bPelCri1.pri, whole genome shotgun sequence:
- the LOC142594109 gene encoding cadherin-1-like: MGRRGGCPAPLFLLLLLLLLQPGYRLCERAAPCQPGFTAETFALSVPRDSVPAGRALGRVSFADCGEQRRAAYLSDDTRFKVSRDGVVSVTRPLRLRQRDISFSVHTWDAAGKKHSARVTLSRRQDRHHHHRQQQDVVPDVLTFPEPGHGLQRRKRDWVIPPINCPENERGPFPKKLVQIKSNKDKETKVFYSITGQGADTPPVGVFTIERETGWLEVTKPLDREDMDKYVLFSHAVSANGQPVEDPMEIIITVTDQNDNRPVFTKQVFIGYIEENAKPGTSVMTVNATDADDGINVNNGIIGYSILSEEPKSAQRMFTIDPAKGIISVIGTGLDRETTPNYTLIIQAADQEGTGLTNTATAIVEVTDANDNRPVFNPTMYEGSVLENEVGVVVARLHATDQDMQGSPAWQAVYRIKSGDQNGDFSITTDPKTNDGILKTAKGLDYETIHQYNLVVTVENAVPFTVSLPLSTASVLVVVKDVNEAPIFMPPVKRVEVMEDLPLGHEVTSYTAQDPDRDQRQKITYRMGSDPAGWLAIDPENGIVTVAQPLDRESIHAINSTYKAIVLAVDSGSPDATGTGTLLLLLQDVNDNGPMPEPRIFAVCNRQPEEQTLNVVDKDLPPNTYPFQAMLDHGSGANWTVRMSGRDLLVLKLKKELEPGDYSIFLRLTDAQGKAQVTTVTAQVCDCEGPAKNCERRAFVASSLGVPAILGILGGILALLILLLLLLLFARRRKVVKEPLLPPEDDMRDNVYHYDEEGGGEEDQDYDLSQLHRGLDARPEVIRNDVAPPLMAAPQYRPRPANPDEIGNFIDENLKAADTDPTAPPYDSLLVFDYEGSGSEATSLSSLNSSASDRDQDYDYLNDWGSRFKKLADLYGGGEEDD; the protein is encoded by the exons TGAGCTTTGCAGACTGCGGCGAGCAGCGGCGTGCCGCGTACCTCTCGGATGACACGCGCTTCAAGGTGAGCAGGGACGGTGTTGTCTCTGTGACCCGGCCCCTGCGGCTCCGGCAGCGGGACATCAGCTTCTCCGTCCACACCTGGGACGCCGCGGGCAAGAAGCATTCGGCCAGGGTGACCCTGAGCAGGCGGCAGGATCGTCACCATCACCACCGCCAGCAGCAG GACGTGGTGCCCGACGTGCTGACCTTCCCTGAGCCGGGCCATGGCCTCCAGCGGCGGAAGAGGGACTGGGTCATCCCCCCCATCAACTGCCCTGAAAATGAGCGCGGACCCTTCCCCAAAAAGCTGGTGCAG ATCAAATCCAACAAGGACAAGGAGACCAAGGTTTTCTACAGCATCACGGGGCAGGGGGCGGACACCCCCCCTGTGGGCGTCTTCACCATCGAGCGGGAGACGGGGTGGCTGGAGGTGACGAAGCCGCTGGACCGGGAGGATATGGATAAATATGTC CTCTTCTCCCACGCCGTGTCAGCCAACgggcagcccgtggaggaccccatggAGATCATCATCACCGTGACGGACCAGAACGACAACCGGCCCGTCTTCACCAAGCAAGTCTTCATCGGCTACATTGAGGAAAATGCGAAACCGG GCACGTCCGTGATGACCGTGAACGCCACGGATGCAGACGATGGGATCAACGTGAACAACGGCATCATCGGTTACTCCATCCTCAGCGAGGAGCCCAAGAGCGCGCAACGGATGTTCACCATCGACCCAGCGAAGGGCATCATCAGCGTCATCGGCACGGGGCTGGACCGGGAG ACCACTCCCAACTACACGCTGATCATCCAGGCTGCAGACCAGGAGGGCACCGGCCTGACCAACACCGCCACCGCCATCGTGGAAGTCACCGACGCCAACGACAACCGTCCCGTCTTCAACCCCACCATG TATGAGGGGTCAGTGCTTGAGAATgaggtgggggtggtggtggcccGGCTGCACGCAACAGACCAGGACATGCAGGGCTCCCCTGCCTGGCAAGCCGTCTACCGCATCAAGAGCGGGGACCAGAACGGCGACTTCAGCATCACCACCGACCCCAAAACCAACGACGGCATCCTGAAAACCGCCAAG GGTCTGGATTATGAGACCATCCACCAGTACAACCTCGTGGTGACGGTGGAGAACGCCGTCCCCTTCACCGTGTCTCTGCCGCTCTCCACGGCCAGCGTCCTGGTGGTGGTGAAAGACGTGAACGAAGCCCCCATCTTCATGCCGCCGGTCAAGAGGGTGGAGGTGATGGAGGACCTGCCGCTGGGGCACGAGGTCACCTCCTACACGGCCCAGGACCCTGACAGGGATCAGAGGCAGAAAATCAC GTACCGCATGGGCAGTGACCCCGCGGGGTGGCTAGCCATCGACCCCGAGAACGGCATCGTCACGGTAGCCCAGCCGCTGGACCGGGAGTCGATCCACGCCATCAACAGCACCTACAAGGCCATCGTCCTGGCTGTGGACAGTG ggtCGCCGGATGCCACCGGCACGGGGAcgctgctcctccttctccaggaCGTGAACGACAACGGGCCCATGCCGGAGCCCCGGATCTTCGCCGTCTGCAACCGGCAGCCCGAGGAGCAGACGCTGAACGTCGTCGACAAGGACCTGCCCCCCAACACCTACCCCTTCCAGGCAATGCTGGACCACGGCTCCGGCGCCAACTGGACCGTCAGGATGAGCGGACGAG ACCTGCTGGTGCTGAAGCTGAAAAAGGAGCTGGAGCCCGGGGACTACAGCATCTTCCTGAGGCTGACGGATGCGCAGGGCAAGGCGCAGGTGACGACGGTCACAGCCCAGGTGTGCGACTGCGAGGGGCCGGCCAAAAACTGCGAGCGGCGAGCGTTTGTCGCCAGCAGCCTGGGCGTCCCTGCCATCCTGGGCATCCTGGGAGGCATCCTGGCACTGCTGA tcctgctgctgctgctgctgctcttcgCCCGCCGGAGGAAGGTGGTGAAGGAGCCGCTGCTCCCGCCGGAGGATGACATGCGGGACAACGTCTACCACTACGATGaggagggcggcggcgaggaggACCAG GACTACGACCTGAGCCAGCTGCACCGGGGCCTGGACGCCCGCCCAGAGGTGATCCGCAACGATGTGGCCCCCCCGCTGATGGCCGCCCCCCAGtaccggccccggcccgccaaCCCCGACGAGATCGGAAACTTCATTGATGAG aACCTGAAGGCGGCCGACACGGACCCCACGGCCCCCCCCTACGACTCCCTGCTGGTGTTCGACTACGAGGGCAGCGGCTCGGAGGCTACCTCGCTCAGCTCCCTCAACTCCTCCGCCTCCGACCGCGACCAGGACTACGACTACCTCAACGACTGGGGCAGCCGCTTCAAGAAGCTGGCGGACCTCTacggcggcggggaggaggacGATTAG